In Lycium barbarum isolate Lr01 chromosome 9, ASM1917538v2, whole genome shotgun sequence, the DNA window CTTGACATTAGAGATGTCAATCATATTATCCGGGCACTCAAGCACCCTGTCATACTTACTCTCCAAATGCGGGACCAACCTCCTCAAGTATGCTGTAAGTGTGTTACCGAAGCTAAGCTTAAGCGATTTTCCCTCTCTGATGCGGATCATATCCTGAAGCATCCAGTATCCAAGGTTGACAGGTTGCCCCGTCAAGAAGAAGTACACGATGGCCACTCGCTCTTTCGACACGGTAGTGAAATGGTCAAGTGGCATAATGCGGTAGTTGAGCAGTTTTAGCCACACTCGTGCTTCTTTCATGAAATCACCCATTAGCATAGTATTATGCTTCCTAGGGTCCTCTTTGTAATGTGCCCACTTGTCCTTGGAATCAGGCCCACACAGGGTTTTCTGAATGGCCTTATAGTCAGGCCTTTTGATGAACTCAAGCAATGGCCCCACGGGATGGTCGGGAACTGCTAATTGTGCACACAAAGTGGAGGATGTCAACGGCACCCATTCATCTCTCAATTTCATCGAATGATGAGGCTCGCCACCCTCTGTTCTTGCCAAAATAATGTTGGAGTAAAGCTCCAGAACCATGTCAATGTTGACCGGCCCTGGGTTATCAAATACCGAGTTCCAGCCTATTCCGATTGTTTCATTGTAGATTCCCTTGAAATATTTCTTCAATGCTACCTTATTGACATCCCGTTCATGCACATATCCATCAGCCAGAGGGAACTCTTTGTACCATTCTTCTACCAAACCAGTCCCGTGGAAAGTGCGTCGCGGCCTCTGGGAAGAAGCCCGAGGGATAGGGACCACTGGTTGCTTGCCACTACGAGTTGTTGCCCCTTTCTTAGTAGCGGTGTGCTTGCCCCCTCTACTCCTCTTGGAACCTTGCGAGGGGCCCAACTCATCAACTTTACCTTTTCCCTTGTTCACCATTGTACCTGTAGAGATACACAACACAACCATCCAACTGCATTAGAAAATTTAGCCCAAGTGGGGTTGTGAAATGACCCCACACTTATTGTACGCTAACACTTCACTTTGTCGCCCGCAAGTTAAGCCCAAGTGTGGGGTTGTGAAACACCCCACACTTACTACAAACTATGGtgcaaaaaaaattgtgaaaCAAAGAAGTTAACTAATCTAGAGACTAAAACGAACAAAATTAATGAGACCAAAgattcaaaaagaaaaagaaatgactCAAAAACTATTCTACAAAATAAGGAACATCATGTTGGAGGACCTATGGTTGTCCACGGCAATTCCCCATGGTTTTGAATGTTGTTTCAAGTTtatttgctactcaagacttcacaaaaatcacaagaaacttgatttaggaattttatcaaacaACTTGTGGGCATAGGACTATCCCTTGGAGTtttgcaacaatggaggattaCAAAACCCTTCCTTATTTTTGGGAATCATTGTTCTTGCATCCAACACCCATTaccaacacaacaataccaaacCCTCACCCCAATTTGTCCAACCCCATAAACCATGGTTCATCAATGTTCTCTACCAACACAAATGGGAAAAAAGGAAAGGGGTTTCCATGAGTGAAAGCACACAAAATCTTACCTTGTGTTGTAATGTGAGATGATTGACACTACCTTCCTTAGAGTTGAAAGGGATTGGGAGAAGGTTTTTAGGATTTGGGGTCGAGTGGGGGTGTTTTGTAGAGAGAGGGTGAAAGTTTATGAGAAGTGAGGGTTATTGGGGGGTCGTCTGTGTCTTATTTCGTTAAAAGAAATCGAACCGGGTCCACCCGTACGCTGGCCATGCGATGCATAGCCAACGcataacacccccccccccccctctgaaCTTTATACTTAGAATTTTTTGACTCCGAGTGCCGAACATGTGCTAGCCATGCGATGCATGACCAACGCacaatgcccccccccccccctctgcaCTTTATACTTAGACAAATTTTTGACTCTGAGCGTCGAACATGCACTAGCCATGCGTCGCATGACCAACTCacaatgcccccccccccccttctgaACATTATAGTTAGCTAAATTCTTGGCCTACTTACCTTGTGTGTGATTCCCATGCGACGCATAGGCAAAACACAAACAAACCTGGATCTTGATTCTTACTGTTTTGCATTCGTTTTGAGCTCCCATGCCTCCCTTTtccctgcaacatgaacaaacatGACATATATGCTATAAaggttgggttgcctcccaaccagtgccttagttaaggtcgtggctCGACACATtttgtatttttcttttattttgaattGTTACATTACAACtcgggttgcctcccgagaagcgccTTCGTTAACGTCGCGACACGACACAGATTCTTTTCTACTCATCATTAAGGAGCACTTGCTCATTCTCTTTGTCAAAATCACCGCCCCAATTTCGCTTAAGACGCTGCCCATTGACCAAGAACTTGCGCACCCCATCCATGGTTTGTATCTCGACTGCAccatggaggggggggggggggtgatgctAGTCACTACAAATGGTCCAGACCAATGGGATTTAAGCTTGCCCGGAAACAACCTCAGTCTCGAGTTAAAGAGTAGTACCTGCTGCCCTGGCACGAACTCACGATGCTAGATATGCTTGTCGTGCCATCTCTTAGTCTTCTCCTTGTATAGCTTTGCATTCTCATACGCCCCTAGTCTGAATTCATCAAGCTCATGTAATTGAAGCAATCTCTTCTCTTCCGCTAGATTCATATCAAGATTGAGCTTTTTTATTGCCCAATATGCTTTATGCTCTAATTCAACCGGCAGATGACACGCTTTCCCATAAACTTACCTGTAAGGAGACGCTCCGATGGGGGTTTTATATGTTATGCGATACGCCTACAAGGCGTCATCCAACTTTATTGCCTAGTCCTTCCTCTGAGCATTCACGGTCTTCTCTAGGATTTGCTTCACTTCTCTGTTCGAGACCTCTACCTGTCCGCATGTCTATGGGTAGTAAGCTATAGAGACTTTATGCTTCACCCCATAATTTGCTAGAAAGTTCTTCAACAAGCTGTTTCAGAAGTGAGCACCACCATCACTAATCATTGCCCTCGGGGTTCCAAACCTTGCGAATATGTTCTTTCACACAAAATTTACCACCACCTTCGCATCATTGGTTGGGAGAGGCACTGCCTCTACCCATTTTGAAACATAGTCAACAGCAAGCAGAATGTACTTGTTACCGAAGGATGGTGGGAAGGGACCCATAAAATCGATGCCCCCGACGTCAAATATTTCTACCTCCAATATGTTTGTCAAAGGCATCGCGTTCCTCTTAGAGATGTTTCCCGTTCGTTGGCATCTGTCGCAACTTCTAGCAAATGCATAAGCATCTTTGAAAAGAGTGGGCCAATAGAAGCCAGATTGTAAAACCTTAGCAGCAGTATGATCACCCTGAAAGTGCCCTCCATATGGGGAAGAatgacaactctccaacacttgatTCACTTTAGTCTGTGGAATGCATCTCCGCACTAACTGATCAGTCCCTTGCTTGAATAAATAAGGCTCATCCCATATGTAAAACCGGGAGTCATGATACAGTTTCTTTCTCTGCTGTGAGGTGGCTTCTGGGGGAAACACCCCACTTACTATCAAGTTCACAATATCAGCATACCATGGGACTTCGGCCGCGGGAATAGCAAATAGTGCTCATCAGGGAACGACTCTCGAATTTGGACGTCCTCCACAAAATGATTATGGTTGTCCAATCTAGACAAGTGGTCTGCGACTTGATTCTCAGCTCCCTTACGATCCTTAATTTCAATATCAAATTCCTGTAAAAGGAGAATCCACCGAATCAACCTGGGTTTAGCATCCTTCTTACTGAACAAGTAGCGAATGGCTGCGTAGTCTGTATAGACAATAACATGTGTCCCAACGAGATAGGACCGAAACTTATCAAACGCATAAACCACAACTAGCAGCTCTTTCTCTGTCATAGTGTAATTTATTTGGGCAGCGTCTAACATCTTTCTAGCATAGTAGATAGAATGAAAAACTTTCTCTCGTCGCTGTCCCAACACAACCCCCATAGCATtgtcacttgcatcacacatcaactccaATGGCAAATTCCAGTCAGGTGCAATGATTATTAGTGCGGTTACAAATCTCTTCTTTAGACCTTCAAAGGCCTTAATACAAGCATTATTGAATAGGAATTTCACCTCCTTTTTAAGTAACCTGCACATTGGACTTGAGATCTTTAAAAAATCCTTTATGAAGCGTCTGTACAATCCTGCATGCCCGAGGAAACTGTGCACACCCTTGACTGATACAGGGGGTGGCAGCTTCTCAATGACCTCTACTTTAGCACGATCCACCTCCAGCCCTCTCTTTGAAACCTTGTGCCCAAGGATGATACCTTCTCGGACCATAAAGTGACATTTTCCCCAATTTAAGACCAGGTTAGTATCTTCACATCTCGCAAGTACTCGGTCTAGATTCTTCAGGAAAACCTCAAAAGAGTTCCCAAATaccgaaaaatcatccatgaacacttctaCGAAGTCCTCAACCATCTCTGAAAAAATAGCCATCATACACCTTTGAAAAGTCGCCGGTGCATTATACAACCCAAATGACATGTGTTTGAAAGCATATGTACCATATGGGCATGTAAACGTGGTCTCCTCCTGATCCTCCGGAGCAATAACTATCTAATTGTAGCCAGAATAGCCATCTAGAAAACAATAAAACTCTTGCCCGGCTAACCTATCTAGTATTTGATCTATGAAGGGAATGGGATAGTGATCCTTTCTGGTTGCCTCGTTCaacttgcgataatccatgcaaattcTCCATCCAGTGATTGTTCTAGTAGGAACGAGCTCGTTTTTGTCATTTGTCACAACTGTCATCCCTCCTTTCTTCGGGACGCATTGCACCGGGCTCACCCACTTGCTGTCCGAAATGGGAAAAATAATGCCTgaatctaaccacttgattacctctttcttgacAACCTCCTTCATCACCGGATTCAGTCTTCATTGATGTTGTGCGCTAGGCTTATGATCATCCTCCATGAGTATCTTGTTCATGCATAGCGTGAGGATAATTCCCTGAATATCAGATATCTGCCACGCCAATACCCTTTTGTGAGACTTCAATACTTCCAAACAAATACTAACCTCTTCGGTGGTCAACTCTGCTGGCAATATCACTGGCAAGGTATCACCCTCGCCTAAGAATGCTTATTTAATATGGTCGGGCAAGGGCTTCAGTTCCAACTTTGGAGGCTCTTCAATTGATAATTTCGGAGTTACTCCCATTGTCCTGTCTAAGTGCTCAAGCTCGCCTGCCCGAATATAAATACTTGCCATCTCTTGAATCTGCACCATCTCAAACGCCGCCGTGTCATCAAACATATCATCCCCCACCAAGGCTCTCTCCAATGGATCATGATAAGTGATGAGTGGCCTTCATGTATCATCATTTAGAACAGTAATGGCGGACAACTCCTCATAGATTGCAGGCATATTCAGAGCTTGGTATACATTGAAGACCTCAACTTTATCGTGTACTCTCATGGTGAGCTGCCTGGGCACTCCCAAACCTAGCTTTCTGAAGATAGATGAAGGCATCAGGTTTATACTTGCACCAAGATCACATAGTGCTCGAGCAACAACCTGCTTCCTAATAGAAATCTCAATCGTGAAACTTTCGGGATCTTTCAATTTAGTGGGCAACCTGTTTTGAATCGGCGAAATGCACTTCTCAGTGAGTGCAACGGTGGCATACTCTGCGAATCGGCTTTTTTTTGCAACAATATCTTTGATGTACTTAGCATACTTTGGAATACCCTGCAGCATATCAACCAATGGGACATTCACGTGTACCTGCTTAAGCAAATCAAGAAACTTCTTGTAAGTCGCCTTTTCTTTCTGCCTTGCCAGACGTTGAGGGAATGGAGGTGGTGGCTTTGTAACCACGGGCTGTGGCTGCTTTGTCACTGGTGTCTTGACTACCCTCTCTTCTTCAATCATCTTCTCAGTAATCTTCTCTTTTTCAGCTTCTACTCGACTGGTTTTCTTCGGAGCCACTTCCTCTAATTCTCTCCCATTTCGAAGAGTCACGGCATTACAAGGCTTGGGATTCACATCCGTATTACTTGGAAGTCCTCCAGGTGGTCTAGTATTTTGTGCACCAGATATCTGTCCCATCTACCTCTCTAAATTGCACACAGCCAAATCGCGATTTTGATTATCTGCTATCAACTTCTGCTGGTCTATCATCATCTTCTGCATATCCCCCATCATCTCTTCCATACTGTTCGTAGGTGCTTAAGGAGCAGATGTTAGCTGATAGTTCTGTTTCTGATTACCTGGGTTGTCACTTAACCTGAAATTCGGGTGATTCCTCCAATTTGGGTTGTAGGAATTCCCGTATTGATTGTTGTTTCCTTGCCCCTTGCTTACATTACTCACAAAGTATATGGATGCAGGATTTGCAGGGCATTCATCACTGTTGTGCCCTTCTCCACAGACTTCACAAAAAACGATGGCTTGTTGCACTGCATGCACTTGTGGTGGAGGTTGCGCAACAGTTAACTTCTTGATTTCATTGCGCATGGCATCAATCTGTGCTGATAGTGATGTAAAATTATCTACTTCAAAGACACCCGGTGCCTTCCTAACTGAACTGCTAGCTGCATCATCCTGCCAGTCTGGAGTGCTCTGAGTAAACCTATTCAATAGTGTGAATAGTTCTTCATAGCTTAGATCAAGAGCCTGCCCTCCTGCAGCAGTGTCTAGTGATGACTTATGTTGGGCATCCAGATTCTCAATAAATGTGTGTGCCAGAACTTGATTCGTCTGATGGTGGTGAGGACAATCTCTGAGAAGACCCTTAAACCTCTCCCATGCTTGATACAAATTTTTTCCATTTTTCTGCCTGAATGAAATGATCTCCCTTCGGAGGCGAGCTGTCTTTGCTGGTGGAAAGAACCTTGTCAAGAATTTTGTCGCCAAATCATCCCACGTAGTGATAGAATTGGCGGGCTCTGCTAATAACCAGTTACTGGCATTCCCCAATAGAGAGAAGGGGAATAGTGTCAGCCGCACATATTCTTTAGTGACCCTTCTAGTAGCAAAAGTATCGACAATCTGCAGAAACGTACGGATGAGATGCTGAGGATCCTCGTGCGACATTCCCGTGAATTTCCCACTAGAGTGAAGTAGTTAAATCATAGGATGCTTCAGCTCAAAGTGCCCCTCGATGGTGGGCTTGAAAATGTTTGAAGTGGCATCCGCCACACGAGGCACTGCAACCTCTCTCACTTTCGCTGGTTGATTATTAGCCATGACCACAGGTAACTCTGCTACAACCTGCGGATTCTGTAATAAATTCAAATCTCTCATGCGCCGATTGAAAGTACGTTAAGGCTCAGGATTGAATTCCTCAAGATTGTTTTGACTCGCAGTCCTTCGCATTCGAGTAAAGTACCTGCAATCAAGTAGAAGCTAAGATCAAGAAGTTAATACCTGGATAAGTATAGCAATACAGTTTATTATGGAAAAAAAATTGacttctaagtccccggcaacggcgccaaaaacttgttgcgtcCAAACGCATACGCAAGTATACgtagtcgtacaagtaatatagtgattttaaaaatcggatgtcgaacccacagggagttatgattaaccgtcaactaaattaaactatccAAATTATCTATACAAGAGATGAAATTCGAAGATTGTGATTATAAACTAATTGAAGATAAAAGAGACAAATAGTGAACTCCAACAAAGAAAGAGCGGGTTTTTATATTACCAATGAGACGAATGTTCCAGGGTTgtggttggttcaccaatcctgtTGAGTTTTCCAACTATTTCCCTTTAATCCGAATTGTCGACGATTACTAATTTACCGGATTATTAACTCTCGTAGTATTCTCCCGAACTACtactggtgggatacgtaggcagtctatgtaagactcggcccctacataatataaattataattccCCCCATTTGTTTAACATCTGTAACAAGGATGTGTTTGCCAGAGT includes these proteins:
- the LOC132612007 gene encoding uncharacterized protein LOC132612007 — encoded protein: MSHEDPQHLIRTFLQIVDTFATRRVTKEYVRLTLFPFSLLGNASNWLLAEPANSITTWDDLATKFLTRFFPPAKTARLRREIISFRQKNGKNLYQAWERFKGLLRDCPHHHQTNQVLAHTFIENLDAQHKSSLDTAAGGQALDLSYEELFTLLNRFTQSTPDWQDDAASSSVRKAPGVFEVDNFTSLSAQIDAMRNEIKKLTVAQPPPQVHAVQQAIVFCEVCGEGHNSDECPANPASIYFVSNVSKGQGNNNQYGNSYNPNWRNHPNFRLSDNPGNQKQNYQLTSAP